Proteins from a single region of Novosphingobium sp. CECT 9465:
- a CDS encoding IS3 family transposase (programmed frameshift) codes for MKPQHSLKKSPMKAPAERVVKDIRRQTRRHFSAEDKIRIVLDGLRGEDSIAELCRKEGIAQSLYYTWSKEFMEAGKRRLAGDTARAATTGEVQDLRREARALKECVADLTLENRLLKKKYDRGWGRRRMRYPASEKLEIIRIVEQSHLPAKHTLDELGIARRTFYRWYDRFLEGGPEALEDRPSTPSRVWNRIPPDIHDQIIELALGQSELSPRELAVRFTDERRYFVSEATVYRLLKAHDLITSPAYVVIKAADQFHTKTTRVNEMWQTDFTYFKIIGWGWMYLSTVLDDFSRYIIAWKLCTNMRAEDVTDTLDLALGASGCDSATVLHKPRLLSDNGPSYIAGELAEYIEARKMSHVRGAPMHPQTQGKIERWHQTLKNRILLENYFLPGDLEAQIEAFVEYYNHQRYHESLNNVTPADAYFGRAPAIIKQRERIKRQTIEHRRLQHRKLAA; via the exons ATGAAGCCCCAACACTCCTTAAAAAAATCGCCGATGAAGGCCCCTGCCGAGCGGGTGGTGAAGGACATCCGGCGGCAGACCCGTCGGCACTTCTCGGCCGAAGACAAGATCAGGATCGTGCTGGATGGCCTGCGCGGCGAGGACAGCATTGCCGAGCTGTGCCGCAAGGAAGGCATCGCCCAAAGCCTGTATTACACCTGGTCGAAGGAGTTCATGGAAGCGGGCAAGCGTCGCCTGGCTGGCGACACTGCCCGTGCCGCAACCACCGGCGAGGTGCAGGACCTGCGCCGCGAAGCCCGTGCCCTGAAGGAATGCGTTGCCGACCTGACGCTCGAAAACCGTCTGCTCA AAAAAAAGTATGATCGCGGATGGGGGCGACGACGAATGAGGTATCCAGCATCGGAGAAGCTCGAGATCATCCGGATCGTCGAGCAATCGCACCTACCAGCCAAGCACACGTTGGACGAGCTCGGCATTGCCCGTCGGACCTTCTACCGCTGGTACGACCGGTTCCTCGAAGGCGGCCCGGAGGCGCTGGAGGATCGGCCATCGACACCGAGCCGGGTGTGGAACCGGATCCCGCCTGACATCCATGATCAGATCATCGAGCTGGCGCTGGGGCAGTCCGAGCTAAGCCCCCGGGAACTGGCGGTGCGTTTTACCGATGAGAGGCGCTACTTCGTGTCGGAAGCCACGGTTTACCGTCTGTTGAAGGCCCACGATCTGATCACCAGCCCGGCCTATGTCGTGATCAAGGCCGCCGATCAGTTCCACACCAAGACCACGCGGGTAAACGAGATGTGGCAGACTGATTTTACCTACTTCAAGATCATCGGGTGGGGCTGGATGTACCTGTCGACCGTGCTCGACGACTTCTCGCGCTACATTATCGCCTGGAAACTGTGCACCAACATGCGCGCCGAGGATGTGACCGACACGCTCGACCTGGCCCTTGGCGCATCGGGCTGCGACAGCGCCACGGTGCTGCACAAGCCCAGGCTGTTGTCGGATAATGGCCCCAGCTACATCGCCGGCGAATTGGCTGAATACATTGAGGCCCGGAAGATGAGCCACGTGCGCGGTGCCCCGATGCACCCGCAAACCCAGGGCAAGATCGAGCGCTGGCACCAAACCCTGAAAAACCGCATCCTGCTGGAAAACTACTTTTTGCCCGGCGACCTCGAAGCCCAAATCGAGGCCTTCGTCGAGTACTACAACCACCAGCGTTACCACGAGAGCCTGAACAACGTGACGCCCGCCGATGCCTACTTCGGCAGGGCTCCAGCCATCATCAAACAGCGCGAAAGGATCAAGCGACAGACCATCGAACATCGGCGCTTGCAACACCGCAAGCTCGCCGCCTAA